DNA from Vibrio gazogenes:
GTAGAATTTAGTGGTAATACCCCAAATTCAGTGTCAACATCAGAAAGGTTCCTGTTATGAGTTGGTGCCACACCTGACCCGTTGCCTCCGGTATATTTCGGTAATGACGTATTATCAATCACCGGAAGCGCACCCTTGACTGTCTTTGTGACCTTGCCAATCGCTTCAACGGCTTTGGTCGCGGCCGCTTCTCCGCCCAGACCTAACGCGATATTGGTCAGCATCTCACCCGTATCCCGCTGGTTATCCGTCAGCATCTGCGTATATGCTTTCGCCATCGCTTTGCCAAATAATACCGGGTGTGAAGCCGCAAACGCTGCAACTTCCGGTAACTGTTTCACGGCATCAACCATGTCATCGAGGCTTTGGGTCGCGCCCGCTTTCATCGCGGATAGCTGCTCTGCCGTCAGCTTGCCCTGATAGGTATCTGCCACCGCAACTTCAAGGTTCTGCTTGTAGAAGTTCAGATATTCTGGATTGCGTGCCACCGGTCCGGCAGCCTCACTCTGCGGATAACCGCCCGGATTGTTGACCTCAACCCCACTGGTCAGGTTTTCACTGAACAGACTGGTATCCTTGTACACATCCGACTCAGGGTCTTCGCTGAACCAGTTCGCCACCACATCATCATCTTTGAGCAGCTCTTTACCCTGCGCTTCAGCAAACCCATCCAACAGCGCGTTTGCCGCCGCAACATCATCGGCAGTACTGGCATCATCCAGTTGGTAGACTTCAGACCATTTCTCATCCACCCGGCCTGCGGCAACTTGTGCTAAAAGTTTTTCAGCCTTGTCACTCGACATCCCGGTCTTCTGCGCCAGTTGGTCTGACAGCGAGTGAATCGCAGCCACCTCTTTCGGGTGTAACTGACGATACACCACATTCGCATCACCTACCTGATTGGCCGATGCGGTGCCCTGCGCCACTATCGAACTGTTTTGTAGGCTGCTGGCAAACGTCTCTGAATAGCTCGAATAGTTGTCACTGCTGTACAACTGTCCCAGACGCCGGGCATACTGTTCACCCATCGCTTCGTTCATCGAAGTCCGGTCTGCCGAATCGCTGATTCCACTCTGAACATCCTTCTGGCGTCCCAGCTCCTGACCAATGGCCGTATTAATGATGCTGTGGTTTGGGACGCAATAACATTCATCAATTTCAATGGCATTTTCGACAGCGTCCCAGAGACTTTTGCCCAGCAGCAAAAGTCCCCAAAAGTGCCTTGAGTTTGAGTTCAGCGCGTGTAATCAGGGACGCTTTTATTCGCTCCTGCTCACGAAAATCTTAAAATTCATCCCTGAATTTTACCCTGAGATCATCGATCAATTTAGCTTCATTTATTCAGTGTTTTACTTTATTAAAATCAACCACCCAACCAAGAAAATCATTCATGGAAGAATGATTAAGCTTTTCCGGGCAGGACGCCCGTAAAGCCGGTTCTGGACAACGCACGACCAAGCCCAACAAAAAAGATTTTCTGGTTCGTCTTTCATCTCTGAAAGATGAACAGGCGCACAGCACACCGATGCCACTGAAACCGAAAAACGGAATTGTGCGTCAAATTTAGAAGCCGGAGGCTAGGCAAATAAAACTTTTGTGCAGGTGTTTGGGACGCAATCACATTCATCAATTTCAATGGCATTTTCGACAGCGCCCCAGAGACTTTTGCCCAGCAGCAAAAGTCCCCAAAAGTGCCTTGAGTTTGAGTTCAGCGCGTGTAATCAGGGTCGGATTGATTCGCATCCTGCTCAAGCAATCCTGAAAAATCTTCCATGATTTTTCACCCTGAGAGCATCGCTCAATTTGGCTTTAAAAATATTTCTCTCAATTCAAATCAGCCACCAAACCAAGAAAACCATTCACGGATGAATGGTTAGGCTTTTCCGGGCAGGACGCCCGTAAAAGCTGGTTCTGGACAACGCACGACCAAGCCCAACAAAAAAAGATTTTCTGGTTCGTCTTTCATCTCTGAAAGATGAACAGGCGCACAGCACACCGATGCCTCTGAAATCGAAAAACGGAATTGTGCGTCATGCCTCGAAGCCAAAGGCGACAAGAATCACCAGACAAACCAATAAAACCGAACCCCGTCGCATTTCCCTAGGCAACCCATCTAAAACCATGACAAACAGTGTTTTTTGCCGCTCGCTTCTTTTATCCTATGGCGATTCAATCCACACAGACCGAATATCGCTTTATGAAAACATCTCTCGACCATTTGCCCGAATCCAAACAGCAAGAGCTTCAGAACATTTCAACCATTCTGCGCGATACGCTGGACGACTATCTTCAGGGTAAAACAGCGAGTAAAAGCGAGTTTCGCATCCTAAAAATCATCCTGTTCGGCAGCCATGCCAAAGGCAGTTGGGTCAACGATCCGGTCAATGGTTATATCAGCGATTACGATATTCTGGTGATTGTGAACAAAGCCGCTCTGGTTGAGGAAGATGTGGTCTGGCAACGCGCCAAAGAGCAGATCGACCGTAAAGTCACTTCCGCACCGCTGGGATTGATCGTCCATGATTTGCAGGAAGTGAACGAACGGCTACAGCAAGGGCATTATTTCTTCAAAGATATCCGCGAAGAAGGGATTGAGCTGTTTGCCGCCACACCCAAACCATTGGCAGAGCCGGGGGACTTAACCGAAGCAGAAAAGCAGGGAATTGCCCGTAAGCATTATGAACAGTGGTTTGAAAGTGCAGAACAGCTCTTTGTATTCTTTCAAGATGGAATGAAGAGGCAATGGTTGAAGCAATCAGCTTTTCTCCTACATCAATCGACGGAACGTTTTTTCGCCTGTACCCTACTCACCTGCACCAATTATTTACCTAAATCCCACAATATCGAAAAACTGGGGAAACTATGTGCCCAAATCGATGCTGAATTTGCAACCATTTTCCCGCTCGACAACAAATTCCACCGCCGCTGCTTCCGCCGCCTGCAACGCGCCTATATCGAAGCCCGCTATTCGGAACATTATGAGATTACCGTGGAAGAACTGACTTATTTGGAGGGTGAGGTGCAAAAGCTGAAAGGATTGGTGGAGCGGGTTTGTTTAAAACGAATAATTAACTAACTTAAGTATGTAATAGAGAAAATAAAATATATGACTTCCCAAAATCAACTTAAACATATCAGTAAATTTTTAAGCCTTGTACTACGTCATAAACCAGAAACGATTGGTCTAACACTTGACCCTCATGGCTGGGCTAATATTGACGAGCTGATTCATAAAGCTTCTACTTCGAACGAAATAGAGAATATTGATAGGGACTTAATTCAAGAAGTTGTAGATACCAATGATAAAAAACGTTTCATTATGTCTGAAGATGGTCAACATATTCGAGCCAACCAAGGACATTCAATTCGTGTCGATTTACAACTACAACCTTCTGTCCCACCAGAATTTTTATACCACGGTACAGCGACTCGATTTTTAGACAGTATTATCGAGCAAGGATTAAAACCACAGCAACGCCAGCATGTTCATTTATCTACAGATAAAGAGACAGCTGTCACTGTTGGCCAGCGGTACGGTAAACCTGTTATTTTAGAAATTAAAGCCCAACTCATGCATGAGCAGGGCTTTGAATTCAATGTTTCCGAAAATGGTGTTTGGTTAACGAGTTATGTGCCATCGAAGTTTATAAACTACACATCATCATAAAAGCTTGCTTCTTCTTGAGCTTCCTCAAGCCAACAATTAAAATTATCCAGGCTATAGCGTTTATCCCAGCTAGGAAGCTCACCTTGATAACAATAAACATGAAAAAATATCCGAGGGTTTCCTGAAATATCACTGCCATCAAAGCAAGCTAAATCACCATTGGCACTATCCTCTAGACGAGCAAATGGAATTAAAGGCTTATCAGTATATATTTCATTCATTGATGTACGAAAAAATATAAGCTCAGATTTAGATTCCCCTAAAATCCGCCATGGTTTTATCATCTTTTCATCATAAGATGAAACAAACTTTAAAAAATCATTTGGATATTGGAAATCATCAGGTAATTCATTACCTTCAAAAAGATAAATCTTCATTTTTTCACTCCCGATAATTTAGGTTCTGAATTTGAACCATAAGGGTCATATTTGGAGAATCCTCCAGACTGTTTATTTATTCTTGCCAAGATAGCCTCACCCCATGTTTTATAATCTTCCCAGCCCCTAGCCTTCTGAATTTCTTGAGTCAACGGTTCATTGAAATCTCTCACATTAGCCTCAACTTCAATTCCAGCTTCTCTCGCTGCTCTTATACGAGTGTTATCCATACTGGTGAGTTTTCCATCTGGCATCTGAATAACATCAACAGGGTCACCTTGCCATCCTTTTTCACTCATACTGGAAACCAAATCCTTATATGTATATCTCTCTCCCGTAATGCGATCTTTTTTATTAAAAGACACGGAATTCTGAGAAAAACGAACTTCACTTGCATTAAGAGTAGCAATAGGGCTATCAATAGTCGTCTCAATCACCCCCTGCGCACTCGACTGTCCGGCAAATTCTCCCTCGGCCACATAAGAGCCATTACTGCCATATTTTTTCGGTGACTGCACATCATCAGCAACTTTAGAAACAACTGAGCCATCAGTTGTACCCAGCGTACTGCCACCTTTCGCCGCACCTAATCCAGCGGCAAGACCACTCAAGAAACCGACCCCTGACTCAAACTGCTCTTTAGTGATATTGGTTCCGTAGGCCTCATTGAATGCTTTCAGACTATTCTCAGTCCCTTGATCCATACCCGCTTGATACCGATCCGTCCGCGCATCGCTGTTGGTGTAGCCAAATGATTTGTCCACCACCGTTGCCATGTTCATATTGTCGGCAACTTTCAGGAAGCTATATTTCAACAACACTTCCTGTGCTTCCGGATTGCTGGCTCCAGCCTCTTCAAGGGCTTTCATTTCATTATATTTTTCTGTGCCGACTGCATATTCCGCAGAGCAATGCGTCAAGGCACAGGCGGCCTCTTTCAGCTCTTGCTGACGGCGCTTATCATTCCCGGCAAGTGCCAGAATCGCAGTTCGCTCATCAGCATTCGGCTGACGATAATCAATCGTCGGGTCTCGCAATAATGGCGCTGCCGTTTGTGTATTTTCCCGGACTAAATCACTATGATTGGTGCCTCGCTGTAAATTCCAGCCACCGAAATCGCCACGCCCTGTATTGGCGAAGTTGAAACCAACATAATCTTCAGTGGCTTCACCCATCGTGTCGGCATACTCTTCCCGATTCGCCTTATAGGCATCATTATGTGTACCGGTACTTTGAGCATCGTCCAGATAATGTTGGGTTTCATGGCCGATGGTGTTGACAATATCTTCAAGACGGTAATGTGCAGCATCATTAATGAGCACCTTCCCTGCCGCATATGCGCCTTTCGCGGACTGACCATTCGCTGTTTTAACCAGTGCTGTCATCACTTGTGCTGGGTTCAAACCAAACTGCTCAGCAATGGATGCTGACAGTGCCTGATAAGCCGTCTCCTTTTGCGCTGGGGTTGCAGTCGGGTTATTGAGCGTCTCGACATACGCCTGATTGTCATCGCTTGTCACAAATGTTTTTGCTGCGGTAAAGAACCCTTGTTTCTGTCCCACATGCTCCCGCAGGCTGCTGACACCACTGTCGTCATCACTCAATAAGCCTACGCTCTTTTTCGTTACCGTATCGGCAATCGCAGTGCCAGTGATTGCATTGCGTTTAAAGTCTTCCTTGATTTGTGCACGCCCGGTCTCACTCAGCAACCGATGGTCAAGCGTGACATCAACGTTGCCCTGCTGACGATCCACTGAGTACAGGTGTGATATCCCGGTTCAGACGCTCGGTATCGCCACTGTTGTGTGTGTCCTCGATACGCAGCAACGATTTTCCCGCTCGACAACAAATTCCACCGCCGCTGCTTCCGCCGCCTGCAACGCGCTTATATCGAAGCCCGCTATTCGGAGCATTAAGAGATCACCGTGGAAGAATTGGCATATCTGGAGGGTGAAGTGCAGAAGCTGAAAGGATTGGTGGAACGGGTTTGTTTGGGGCGGGGGCAGAGCTGAAACCTGACGCTGTCTCAGCTCAGTATCCACTTTGACGGCCAACTCACCCCATACCTGGATTTATAAAAATGGGCGTGACACAGAATAATGAACAGTCTCTCGATATGAAATAGAACCGTCTCTATCTATAGATACTTGTTAGAAACCAACTGCATATCTGACTTCAAAAACAATCTTTCCTCTGTACTCATATTAAGGTCGTCAAAGATGCACTCATCAAATTGCTGGTACGACTCTTTTAACTCAAGCAACATATCATTCGTATAGTCGTCGGATTTAGATAACTCAACATTGTTAACCAACGCCAACTTATAAATTGCAGTTAGTACAATAATGTTTCCTTTAGGATCTGTCTTATTTTTAACTGAATCCAGTTCATCTAAAGTAAATGCCCAAGCTTGCCCTGCGCTAAATTGAAACTCATTTAAAGCAGAAGAGAACAAACCTTCTGCTATAGTCAAAGCGTCTCTATAGGTTAATCTTTTATTTCTGTTATTCATTCAACCACCGTAAAAATATTTAACTGAATATTTGGATATTTTTCTCTAGCTTATCAGGACACACACCTTAAAGTGCGTCATATTTCGGTGCCGGAGGCTGGGAAGATAAATTGTAATTCCGTGGTTTGGGAAAACCACCCGACCAAGAAAACCATTCATGGAAGAATGGTTAGGCTTTTCCGGGCAGGACGCCCGTAAAAGCTGGTTCTGGACAACACGCGACGCCGTCAAACAAAAGATTTTCTGGTTCGTCTTTCATCTCTGAAAGATGAACAGGCGCACAGCACACCGATGCCTCTGAAATCGAAAAACGGAATTGTGCGTCATGCCTCGAAGCCAAAGGCGACAAGAATCACCAGACAAATCAATAAAACCGAACCTCGTCGCATTTCCCTAGGCAACCCCACTAAAACCATGACAAACAGTGTTTTTCGCTACTCACTTCTTTTATCCTATGCGCTATTCAATCCACACAGACCGAATATCGCTTTATGAAAACATCCCTCGACCATTTGCCCGAATCCAAACAACAGGAGCTTGCCACCATATCGACCATTCTGCGCGATACGCTGGACGAGTATCTTCAGGGCAAAACAGCGAGTAAAAGCGAGTTTCGCATCTTAAAAATCATCCTGTTCGGCAGCCATGCCAAAGGCAGTTGGGTCAACGATCCGGTCAATGGTTATATCAGCGATTACGATATTCTGGTGATTGTGAACAAAGCCGCTCTGGTTGAGGAAGATGTGGTCTGGCAACGCGCCAAAGAGCAGATCGACCGTAAAGTCACTTCCGCACCGCTGGGAT
Protein-coding regions in this window:
- a CDS encoding HEPN domain-containing protein, whose product is MKTSLDHLPESKQQELQNISTILRDTLDDYLQGKTASKSEFRILKIILFGSHAKGSWVNDPVNGYISDYDILVIVNKAALVEEDVVWQRAKEQIDRKVTSAPLGLIVHDLQEVNERLQQGHYFFKDIREEGIELFAATPKPLAEPGDLTEAEKQGIARKHYEQWFESAEQLFVFFQDGMKRQWLKQSAFLLHQSTERFFACTLLTCTNYLPKSHNIEKLGKLCAQIDAEFATIFPLDNKFHRRCFRRLQRAYIEARYSEHYEITVEELTYLEGEVQKLKGLVERVCLKRIIN
- a CDS encoding RNA 2'-phosphotransferase is translated as MTSQNQLKHISKFLSLVLRHKPETIGLTLDPHGWANIDELIHKASTSNEIENIDRDLIQEVVDTNDKKRFIMSEDGQHIRANQGHSIRVDLQLQPSVPPEFLYHGTATRFLDSIIEQGLKPQQRQHVHLSTDKETAVTVGQRYGKPVILEIKAQLMHEQGFEFNVSENGVWLTSYVPSKFINYTSS